From a region of the Bacteroidia bacterium genome:
- a CDS encoding DUF2975 domain-containing protein — protein MSGRNDFIWKTLNVITWIIFLGFCVQAGALLFNYIFSMFKPIATHNLHLGLDLSNLYSQSKIIYTYLFSFAIILSVLKAYLFYLVIKIFMKMNLVKPFSVEISEYISKIGYYALSIGFLGLIAHSYAKRLIQKGYDVNLIERYWHSGETYLLMAAILFVVAMIFKKGIEIQNENDLIV, from the coding sequence ATGTCGGGAAGAAATGATTTTATCTGGAAAACCTTAAATGTTATCACTTGGATAATCTTTTTAGGTTTTTGTGTTCAAGCAGGAGCCTTACTATTCAATTACATTTTTAGCATGTTTAAGCCCATTGCTACACACAATTTGCACCTTGGTCTTGATCTATCGAATCTTTATAGCCAAAGCAAAATTATTTATACCTATTTATTCAGCTTTGCTATTATTCTTTCTGTTTTAAAAGCTTACCTATTTTACTTGGTTATTAAAATATTTATGAAAATGAACCTCGTAAAACCTTTTTCAGTAGAGATTTCTGAGTATATTTCTAAAATTGGTTATTATGCTTTATCAATTGGCTTTTTAGGTTTAATAGCACATTCGTATGCAAAAAGGCTAATTCAAAAGGGTTACGATGTGAATTTAATTGAAAGATATTGGCATAGTGGTGAAACTTATTTACTAATGGCGGCTATTCTCTTTGTTGTTGCAATGATTTTTAAGAAAGGCATTGAAATCCAAAATGAAAACGACTTAATTGTTTAA